A genomic window from Triticum urartu cultivar G1812 chromosome 7, Tu2.1, whole genome shotgun sequence includes:
- the LOC125521295 gene encoding aspartyl protease AED1-like, with the protein MASPLFLCILLVVFGSYLSTISAVGNGKQSFVVVSTRSFQTQDVCSTSRSTVAPRPNGAAVPLVHRHGPCAKSPSTDKPSSFVEALRRSRVRADYVMSTMQMQDQEEGEVSIPAHLGTFVDSQEYVVTLGLGTPAVEQVLLLDTGSDLSWVQCAPCNSSDCYLQKDPLFDPRKSSTYAPIPCGSDVCKILQSDHHLNNGCSMNGNGTQSQCGYRVEYGGGSKTSGVYSNEALTLAPGVIIKDFHFGCGYKQGGPNDKFDGLLGLGRAPESLPVQTSALYGGSFSHCLPSVSSGTGFLALGAPSNTSGFSFTPMTHFMDDATSYLVKLTGISVGGKQLRIPRKVFEGGLIVDCGNIISHLPTTPYAKLQSAFRGAMAAYPLIPSDDGDTCYNFTGYSNVTVPKVALTFTGGVTVDLDVPNGLLLDGCLAFAESGPDDYVGFLGNVQMRTLEMLYDVWGGRLGFRAAAC; encoded by the exons ATGGCTTCTCCCTTGTTCTTGTGCATCCTCCTGGTCGTATTTGGCAGCTACCTTTCCACCATTTCTGCTGTAGGCAACGGTAAGCAAAGCTTCGTTGTGGTGTCAACCAGGTCATTTCAGACACAAGATGTTTGCTCCACCTCCAGATCCACAG TGGCGCCGCGGCCAAACGGCGCCGCTGTGCCGCTGGTGCACAGGCACGGACCCTGCGCCAAGTCGCCGTCCACCGACAAGCCATCATCTTTCGTCGAGGCGCTTCGCAGAAGCCGCGTCCGCGCAGACTACGTCATGAGCACCATGCAGATGCAGGACCAGGAGGAGGGCGAGGTAAGCATCCCGGCGCATCTGGGCACCTTCGTGGACTCGCAGGAGTACGTGGTGACGTTGGGTCTGGGCACGCCGGCCGTGGAGCAGGTCCTCCTCCTGGACACCGGCAGCGACTTGTCGTGGGTGCAGTGCGCGCCATGCAACTCCAGCGACTGCTACCTTCAGAAGGATCCCTTATTCGACCCGCGCAAGTCCTCCACCTATGCTCCCATTCCCTGCGGCTCTGACGTCTGCAAGATCCTCCAGTCCGATCACCACTTGAACAATGGCTGCAGCATGAACGGCAATGGCACCCAGTCCCAGTGCGGGTATCGAGTCGAGTACGGAGGAGGGTCAAAGACCAGCGGCGTGTACAGCAACGAGGCGCTCACGTTGGCGCCCGGCGTCATCATCAAGGACTTCCATTTCGGCTGCGGGTACAAGCAGGGTGGCCCCAACGACAAGTTCGACGGCCTGCTCGGGCTTGGCCGCGCGCCCGAGTCGCTCCCGGTTCAGACCTCCGCGCTCTACGGCGGCTCTTTCTCCCACTGTCTCCCGTCGGTGAGCAGCGGCACCGGGTTCCTCGCCCTCGGCGCGCCCAGCAACACCTCGGGCTTCTCGTTCACGCCCATGACCCACTTCATGGATGATGCCACCTCCTACCTGGTGAAGCTCACCGGCATCAGCGTTGGCGGGAAGCAGCTCCGCATCCCACGAAAGGTGTTCGAGGGGGGCCTGATCGTGGACTGCGGCAATATCATCTCACATCTGCCAACGACGCCCTACGCGAAACTGCAGTCCGCGTTCCGGGGGGCCATGGCGGCTTACCCGCTCATCCCGAGCGACGACGGCGACACATGCTACAACTTCACCGGATACAGCAACGTCACCGTGCCCAAGGTCGCTCTCACCTTCACCGGCGGTGTCACGGTTGACCTCGATGTCCCCAACGGGCTTCTGTTGGATGGTTGTCTGGCCTTCGCCGAGTCCGGGCCAGATGATTATGTCGGGTTCCTCGGCAATGTCCAAATGAGAACGTTGGAGATGCTGTACGACGTTTGGGGTGGTAGACTCGGATTCCGGGCAGCTGCCTGCTGA